From Glycine max cultivar Williams 82 chromosome 11, Glycine_max_v4.0, whole genome shotgun sequence, the proteins below share one genomic window:
- the LOC100813073 gene encoding probable protein phosphatase 2C 25, whose product MSCSVAVPTSPVFSFYNNNNVNSNSIPSTTPSCSSPPSSPLLKRRRPAKLDIPVASLAFGLSPAAAPSPARDAVVEVDGRGFSVFCKRGRRHHMEDRFSAAVDLHGQPKQAFFGIFDGHGGTKASEFAAHNLEKNVLDEVVRRDECDIKEAVKHGYLNTDSEFLKEDLNGGSCCVTALIRNGNLVVSNAGDCRAVISRGDMAEALTSDHKPSREDERDRIETQGGYVDVCRGVWRIQGSLAVSRGIGDRNLKQWVIAEPETKVIKIEPQHDLLILASDGLWEKVSNQEAVDIARPLCVGNNRQQPLLACKKLVELSVSRGSLDDISVMIIKLQNYI is encoded by the exons ATGTCTTGTTCCGTGGCAGTTCCAACTTCCCCCGTGTTCTCTTTCTATAACAACAACAACGTTAACTCTAATTCCATTCCCTCTACGACGCCGTCTTGCTCCTCTCCACCCTCCTCTCCCTTGTTGAAGAGAAGGAGGCCGGCCAAACTCGACATTCCCGTCGCTTCTCTCGCTTTTGGTCTCTCGCCGGCGGCGGCTCCATCTCCGGCGAGGGACGCCGTCGTGGAGGTCGACGGACGCGGGTTTTCCGTGTTCTGCAAACGAGGAAGGAGGCATCATATGGAGGATCGTTTCTCCGCTGCCGTTGATCTTCACGGTCAACCAAAACAg GCTTTTTTCGGGATATTTGATGGGCATGGGGGCACAAAGGCTTCGGAATTCGCTGCACATaacttagaaaaaaatgtgttgGACGAGGTGGTTAGGAGAGACGAATGTGACATTAAGGAGGCAGTGAAGCATGGTTACCTTAACACAGATTCTGAATTCTTGAAGGAGGATCTTAATGGTGGTTCTTGCTGTGTAACAGCATTGATTAGGAACGGTAACCTTGTTGTTTCCAATGCTGGTGATTGTCGTGCTGTGATTAGCAGAGGGGATATGGCTGAAGCCCTAACATCTGATCACAAGCCTTCTAGGGAAGATGAAAGGGACAGAATTGAGACTCAG GGTGGCTATGTTGATGTGTGCCGTGGTGTTTGGAGGATACAAGGGTCATTGGCTGTTTCTAGGGGAATTGGAGATAGAAACCTGAAACAATGGGTCATAGCAGAACCTGAGACCAAAGTTATCAAAATTGAGCCTCAGCATGACTTGTTGATCTTAGCTTCAGATGGATTATGGGAAAAG GTTAGCAATCAGGAAGCAGTAGATATTGCTCGTCCTTTATGTGTAGGGAACAATAGACAACAACCATTGCTGGCTTGTAAGAAACTCGTGGAATTATCTGTGTCACGAGGCTCTCTGGATGACATAAGTGTTATGATTATCAAATTGCAAAACTATATTTGA